DNA sequence from the Lycium barbarum isolate Lr01 chromosome 5, ASM1917538v2, whole genome shotgun sequence genome:
TTCTAGTTCAAGCTGACTCTTAACCAGCAAATTTCACTGGTACCTGTGCACAAGGAGGCTTTCTGCGCTCACCTTCACTGATGGCTAGGTGACCCTTACGGAGATAAGGGAAGGACTCAACAGAAAATTGGACGCGAGAATGTAGAATCTTCACACTTCTGTAATGTCAGCTGCAGCTGATGTATCGTTGTCTAGTATATTGTTTGCTTAGTGGAATGTATTTCTGAATTTAATTGTTGATCAGCCGAGAAAGTAAGTGCTCATGCCAAAATCTTCTGTCAAATTGATTGACTTGGGATGGATCTTTATAGGCTTTAGCTCATACAATTTTTGATCTTATAAATTAGCTAGGTAGAGTAACCCCTATTTTCCTTTCTTCAATAATCATATGTTGTGTTCCTTCTTTGAGGTATGCATCCAAAGGAAAACCTTGAAGAGATTGATTGACATATTTCTTAAATTAGAggccttttttttccttttatttttcttcaaaattgTCAGTATTGTGATTTGATTATTTTTAAGGTTATATCACCTGCGTAccaatcaaaagaaaaaaaaaagtatatcacCTACGAAATAGGAGTGTTGGTTAATTGATCTCGCAAAATGCGACACATTTTGACTTTATAGTTTTTAATTTGGTGTTTTCTGCCTTTGTTATTTCACTTAGATATCGACGCTCCTAATACTATGGTATTtgcaggttttttttttaatcaactaACCATAGTTAATTATGCACATTCTAGCCCCATTTTCATCACTAATCATGGTAAACTAATGTAGTTTGATGTAAACACTGGATGCCAGTATTTTTAGTCAGCACCCTTGCTGAGTAAATCGTGGGGCTTTTCTATTGAAATTTTCCTTTCGAGGCATAACTACTTGGTAGAAAATTAATAAGACCTAAAAATCACAGTTTTAGCTGGAGGTCAATGAAGTCAAGCAACATTGTAAAGACAAGAATAATCTTTTATTTGACATTTACTATGGTGGAAAAATGCAAAGCAAAAGAAAAATTAAGCAACCAGCATTGAGTATTCTTTGAAACATGTAAGAAGACATAGGTAATTCTGAAAATTCAGCATTGAGGATTGTAAACTTGTAACGATGTTTGGTATTTGTAGACATTCTACAGCTAATGGATTTTCGATAAGCTAATTGTTGTACTAAGTACAAGCCAACCACAACAACATTGTAAGGAATTCTGATTAATCACCAAAAACTTTTGAAGAAAAATCTGAGGAAGCAATCACACAAATAATACTACCAAGAAAGGTTGCCCCCAGGGCTTTGGTTTAGTGGTAAGAGCGCAACACGTGATGTGTGGGTTAGGCGCACGTTATGAGTTCTCGAACCCTACCCTAGACAAAAGTCTGGtgtttaagtggagaagggtagaggggcGGGCCcattatgctttttttttttgtaaaataaaCAATAATAAGAAATTGAGAAGCACTTTTTTACCAAGAAACGGGAAACAAGAACATCAATAATAAGAGAGTGAAAGAAACTTTTGGGACAATAGGGTACTAAAGCTAGCTCAAAAAGTGTAGTGAAAGACAACAAATAAATTACAATCTCTCACAGCACAATGGAGGAAATTGGAACACAAAATTAATGAATGATAGAAACCAAAAAATTAAGGGAAAATTACATAAGTTGCCACCTAAACTGTCCCAAAAATAGCTTTTGGGACAATATTTATTGTCAAGCATTACATGTGTTGACCTGAGTTGTAATCTTTGTTTTTCGTTTGTTCTCTATTTGTAGGCCCAAAGCTAAAGATTTTacacttaaaaaaaaatcacagctGGCTCATAAAATAAGGATAACTACCTTGTCTAGTGACACTTCAACTATTGATTCCTACTTTGTCTACTGACACTCCAACTGATTGATTCCTCCTAACTTTTCTATTCACATTTCAACTATATAATGACTCCTCAACATTTTTTTTGTAGTTCATGAATAAACCACACATCTTTCAAAGTTACTCATCTTATGTCCTTTTAGAGTCAATCTTTTTTGCTATAGTAGAAGATGAGAAATTGGAACTTTCTTTGGTTTCTTTACTTTGCTTTCATTTTGAGAATTGAAGCCACAAAATTTTATAGTACTGATCAACACACTGAAAGAATTTCAGGAAGTGCTGGTGATGTGCTGGAGGATGACCCTATAGGAAGGTTAAAAGTTTTTGTATATGAGCTTCCCAGCAAATATAACAAAAAAACCGTGCAGAGAGACACGCGATGCCTCAATCACATGTTTGCTGCCGAGATATATATGCATCATTTTCTGTTATCCAGCCTTGTTCGAACCCTTAATCCAGAGGAGGCGGATTGGTTTTACACTCCAGTTTACACAACTTGTGAGTACTTGACACCACATGGTCATCCTTTACCTTTCAATTCACCGCGTATGATGAGAAGCGCGATTCATCTTATTGCTTCTAGCTGGCCATACTGGAACCGGACACAAGGCGCTGATCACTTCTTCATTGTACCACATGATTTTGGTGCATGTTTCCACTTTCAAGAAGAGAAAGCTATTAAAAGAGGAATTCTTCCGTTGCTCGAGCGTGCTACCTTGGTTCAAACTTTTGGCCAACGGAATCATGTTTGTTTGAAGGATGGCTCAATAACTATTCCTCCATATGCTCCTCCACAGAAAATGCAATCCCACTTGATCCCTCCTGATACTCCAAGATCCATCTTTGTTTATTTCCGAGGCTTGTTTTATGACAATAGAAATGATCCTGAAGGCGGGTACTATGCAAGAGGCGCTCGAGCAGCAGTTTGGGAGAACTTTAAGGACAATCCTCTCTTTGATATTTCGACCGATCATCCAACTACATACTACGAAGACATGCAGCGAGCTATCTTTTGTTTGTGCCCTCTTGGATGGGCTCCATGGAGTCCGAGATTGGTTGAAGCTGTTGTATTCGGATGCATCCCCGTAATAATAGCAGATGACATTGTCTTGCCATTTGCTGATGCGATTCCATGGGAAGATATTGGATTGTTCGTAGCGGAGAAGGATGTTCCGTATTTGGATAACATTCTGACTTCGGTTCCACCACAAGAAATATTGAGGAAGCAGAGATTACTTGCAAATCCTTCAATGAAACAGGCAATGTTATTTCTACAACCTGCTCAACAAGGTGATGCTTTCCACCAAATCTTGAATGGACTTGCTCGTAAATTACCCCATCGTTACAAGACCTTACACGGAGACAACAATGTCCTAAACTGGACTGCTGGTCCAGTTAGTGATCTAAAACCTTGGTAGGATCGAGCTGCACCTCAAGATTTACTCATTTTTCCCCTTGATTTGTTGACTTCCTTTTTTGCTTAtaatgtttatttatttattctatgTAAATTTATACAATGAAGATATAGTTTTGGGCATTAAATGATGTTATGACATACATGATAATTTGAAAAACAATGGCACAGAAATGTGAAAAAGAGATTTGAGGCAAGGCTCCTACCAGTTTTCATATCACAATTTGAGACCTAACCGTTTTACTCATCAAGGGTTAAGTTTTCATAGATTAATCCATCTATATTAGGGCCAGCTAAGAGCAATAAAGAAAGAATACTAATTTGCTATGGATTTGGTTTTACTAGATTCAGCCGAGGCTGAAGAAACTCAAAGCTAGCCACAACATGATAAAGAGGAAATAAAGCACGTAACAAGATTAATAATGGACGATAAATCAAAATCATGTCAAAGACCTTGATATTGACATATGGAAACACCATGCTTTTACAATATATCTATTAGCCATTTACACAATCTCAATCCATAAAAGTAAAGAAAGTTGTAAAAACAGTTGCAGAATACCATAACTGATAGCACTAGTAATTCAACTAATATATCATACATCTTATATAAGCTTCTTGGTCTTCCCAACTGCTTCAGCTGATAAATCCTTAGGATCTGTAAAGGAAAAAAATGAATTAGTTTTCCAAGTAATGGTTAAACAAAATGTAATAACTGAATAAAAGCTTAAATTTGCTTTGAAGCAATGTTGCTTATTCTTAATCTATCATGACATATATTCAGTTATCTCCAAGGAGTGGATTATGAGGATGGAAAATTAGAAGCTACCAAACATCAACGCTATGCCTTGGATTGACTATATGAAGCCACTGATTTGTGATGTAGTCATTAAAAATTATCTGTGATCTTTCCTGAGTAGAGAACAATTATCAGCAATGGGCTTCATAGTTTTTATATTTGATAATAAGACTTAGATTTAGTGCAGCTTTGATTGGTAAAGCAAGCTCTAGGCGGGGTGTCAAAACAAACACTCAATAAACTATTGTACAAAGAACCATGTTTAACTTCAATCACATTGAATCAGAAACATACCTGATAACCAATTTGATACGGAGTGTTGGAGCATCATTAATCTACTTGTGGATGAAGACCTCGAAACCAGTATATCCCATCTCTTCAACTTGCATTTCCTTGATGACCATGGCTGACTCAGCGAGTGATTCCTTGCATGACTTTACCTCA
Encoded proteins:
- the LOC132642008 gene encoding probable beta-1,4-xylosyltransferase IRX10L gives rise to the protein MRNWNFLWFLYFAFILRIEATKFYSTDQHTERISGSAGDVLEDDPIGRLKVFVYELPSKYNKKTVQRDTRCLNHMFAAEIYMHHFLLSSLVRTLNPEEADWFYTPVYTTCEYLTPHGHPLPFNSPRMMRSAIHLIASSWPYWNRTQGADHFFIVPHDFGACFHFQEEKAIKRGILPLLERATLVQTFGQRNHVCLKDGSITIPPYAPPQKMQSHLIPPDTPRSIFVYFRGLFYDNRNDPEGGYYARGARAAVWENFKDNPLFDISTDHPTTYYEDMQRAIFCLCPLGWAPWSPRLVEAVVFGCIPVIIADDIVLPFADAIPWEDIGLFVAEKDVPYLDNILTSVPPQEILRKQRLLANPSMKQAMLFLQPAQQGDAFHQILNGLARKLPHRYKTLHGDNNVLNWTAGPVSDLKPW